In Nyctibius grandis isolate bNycGra1 chromosome 6, bNycGra1.pri, whole genome shotgun sequence, a single genomic region encodes these proteins:
- the NKX3-2 gene encoding homeobox protein Nkx-3.2, with the protein MAVRGGNALTPFSIQAILNKKEERARHAAGRLPPPGAAGGWRLCGAAEGPPLPSLAAAARAPAPRTPAGWDSDSALSEDPEGERRSEEEGAGGSARPAEAAGGGRPAAAAEEAVQPPEAAERDAAGLSDSEMSAAVSDRSPPEQEDGAGKCGKLLPGEEEAAAPKPRKKRSRAAFSHAQVFELERRFNHQRYLSGPERADLAASLKLTETQVKIWFQNRRYKTKRRQMAADLLAAAPAAKKVAVKVLVRDDQRQYHPGEVLRPPSLLSLQPSYYYPYYCLPGWALSTCAAAAGTQ; encoded by the exons ATGGCCGTCCGCGGCGGCAACGCCCTGACGCCTTTCTCCATCCAGGCCATCCTCAACAAGAAGGAGGAGCGCGCCCGCCACGCGGCGGGGCGGCTGCCGCCCccgggggcggccggcggcTGGCGGCTGTGCGGCGCCGCCGAGGGCCCGCCGCTCCCCTCactcgccgccgccgcccgcgccccagccccgcggacGCCGGCGGGCTGGGACTCGGACTCGGCGCTCAGCGAGGACCCCGAGGGCGAGCGGCGCTCCGAGGAGGAGGGCGCCGGTGGCAGCGCCCGCCCCGCTGAagccgcgggcggggggcggccggcggcggcggcggaggaggcGGTGCAGCCCCCGGAGGCGGCGGAGCGGGACGCCGCCGGGCTCAGTGACAGCGAGATGTCGGCCGCCGTCTCAG ATCGCAGCCCGCCGGAGCAGGAGGACGGAGCGGGCAAGTGCGGGAAGCTGCTgccgggggaggaggaggcggcggcgccgAAGCCGCGGAAGAAGCGCTCCCGCGCAGCCTTCTCCCATGCGCAGGTCTTCGAGCTGGAGCGGCGCTTCAACCACCAGCGGTACCTGTCGGGGCCCGAGCGGGCCGACCTGGCCGCCTCCCTGAAGCTCACCGAGACGCAGGTGAAGATCTGGTTCCAGAACCGGCGCTACAAGACCAAGCGGCGGCAGATGGCCGCCGACCTCCtggccgccgcccccgccgccaaGAAGGTGGCCGTCAAGGTGCTGGTGCGCGACGACCAGAGACAGTACCACCCCGGCGAGGTGCTGCGGCCACCCTCGCTTctctccctccagccctcctACTACTACCCCTACTACTGCCTGCCTGGGTGGGCTCTGTCCACCTGCGCCGCAGCCGCCGGCACCCAGTGA